The proteins below come from a single Thermopolyspora flexuosa genomic window:
- the cydC gene encoding thiol reductant ABC exporter subunit CydC gives MNQREPIDGATREPVRDGLRSLIDLAGMHRRLLLAGLLATAADLASLGLIAASAYLITRAAEQPPLTALSIAIVGVRAFATGRGVFRYGERLAGHDVALRAQATTRERLYQALIPARPPGQRGADLLTRMVDDTDAVQDLLVRVLLPGVAAAVTGVAAIAIAAFLYPVAAVVLLAGLAVAGILLPGLATAAATRWSARIAPARAELAARVADLVHGAADLAAYGANPGALAAARAADARLARLERGQWWINATTSGAGMLVQGLTVVLVTLLAQAAGVDRVATAVLALSALVAFEPVLPLSAAAERLTGIVAALRRLREVRATPPAVTAPASPAPPPEPPLTVEVRDLVVRHAPGRAPALDGVSLTLTPGKRVALVGPSGAGKSTLLAALMRLVDHESGRILINGIDVRDLDPEDVRARITGLTQDPYVFRATLRDNLRLAGPEAGDEELAEAVRRARLEEWVARTGWDTELGEDARTVSGGQLQRLALARALLYNPPVLLLDEPAEALDEVTADALMADLLDVTHGRTTLLVTHRLRGLDQVDEIVVLEHGRVIQRGRHEDLVATPGYYRDLWRAEELTSRPAR, from the coding sequence ATGAACCAGCGCGAACCGATCGACGGCGCGACGCGCGAGCCCGTACGGGACGGGCTGCGCTCCCTGATCGACCTGGCCGGGATGCACCGGCGGCTGCTGCTCGCCGGGCTGCTCGCCACCGCCGCGGACCTGGCGTCGCTCGGCCTCATCGCCGCCTCGGCGTACCTGATCACGCGGGCCGCCGAGCAGCCGCCGCTCACCGCGCTCAGCATCGCGATCGTCGGGGTGCGGGCGTTCGCCACCGGCCGCGGCGTGTTCCGGTACGGCGAGCGCCTCGCCGGGCACGACGTGGCGCTGCGCGCCCAGGCCACCACCCGCGAGCGGCTCTACCAGGCGCTCATCCCGGCGCGGCCGCCCGGCCAGCGCGGCGCGGACCTGCTCACCCGCATGGTGGACGACACCGACGCGGTGCAGGACCTGCTCGTGCGCGTGCTGCTGCCGGGCGTCGCCGCGGCCGTCACCGGGGTGGCCGCGATCGCGATCGCCGCCTTCCTGTACCCGGTGGCCGCGGTCGTGCTGCTCGCCGGGCTCGCCGTGGCCGGGATCCTGCTCCCGGGCCTCGCGACCGCCGCTGCCACGCGCTGGTCGGCCCGGATCGCCCCGGCCCGGGCCGAGCTCGCCGCCCGGGTGGCCGACCTGGTGCACGGCGCGGCCGACCTCGCCGCGTACGGCGCGAACCCCGGCGCGCTCGCCGCCGCCCGCGCCGCCGACGCCCGGCTCGCCCGGCTGGAGCGCGGCCAGTGGTGGATCAACGCGACGACCTCGGGCGCGGGCATGCTCGTCCAGGGCCTCACCGTGGTGCTGGTGACGCTGCTCGCCCAGGCCGCGGGCGTGGACCGGGTGGCGACCGCGGTGCTCGCGCTCAGCGCGCTCGTGGCGTTCGAGCCGGTGCTGCCGCTCTCCGCCGCGGCCGAGCGCCTCACCGGCATCGTCGCCGCGCTGCGGCGGCTGCGCGAGGTGCGCGCCACCCCGCCCGCGGTGACCGCGCCCGCCTCCCCCGCCCCGCCGCCGGAGCCGCCGCTCACCGTCGAGGTGCGCGACCTCGTGGTACGGCACGCCCCCGGCCGTGCGCCCGCGCTCGACGGCGTGAGCCTCACGCTCACCCCGGGCAAGCGGGTGGCGCTGGTCGGCCCGAGCGGGGCCGGCAAGAGCACCCTGCTCGCCGCGCTCATGCGCCTCGTCGACCACGAGTCGGGGCGGATTTTGATCAACGGGATCGACGTGCGCGACCTCGACCCGGAGGACGTCCGGGCGCGGATCACCGGCCTCACCCAGGACCCGTACGTGTTCCGCGCGACGCTGCGCGACAACCTGCGCCTGGCGGGGCCGGAGGCCGGCGACGAGGAGCTCGCCGAGGCGGTACGGCGCGCCCGCCTGGAGGAGTGGGTGGCGCGCACCGGCTGGGACACCGAGCTCGGCGAGGACGCCCGCACCGTGTCGGGCGGCCAGCTGCAGCGCCTCGCGCTCGCCCGCGCCCTGCTCTACAACCCGCCGGTGCTGCTGCTCGACGAGCCCGCCGAGGCGCTCGACGAGGTCACCGCCGACGCGCTCATGGCCGACCTGCTCGACGTCACCCACGGCCGCACCACCCTGCTCGTCACGCACCGGCTGCGCGGCCTCGACCAGGTGGACGAGATCGTGGTGCTGGAGCACGGCCGGGTCATCCAGCGGGGCCGCCACGAGGACCTGGTGGCGACCCCCGGCTACTACCGCGACCTGTGGCGGGCGGAGGAGCTCACCTCCCGGCCCGCCCGCTGA
- a CDS encoding PQQ-binding-like beta-propeller repeat protein encodes MIGKWTRLVLSCLVFLAIPGAAAGSHVIIPAEKGPPVSSGVLTRLWREDFPDVWSDALLLDDVLVVAHGSRVEGRDPATGRTLWAFGTPGVAAPSAPKRRLKAAGDLVVGVATHWEPESDSLVVFNGRTGVILWDLATGGRGPDAPVPPYRFLGAGNGRVVLHLPGLRLLRGLDVTDGRRRWESPLPPGCQGRSADADERVVAVLLACGDQARLRVLEPATGRVMWEREVFPLGEPSVTVRGGTVGLAGNHVLTVYDGEGRRLYEGLLDWNCDCALTVSDTALLVLRNDPETAATVADAVDRRTGRVVRLAGGWNTFRNGWVVGERIYATRRLGDLLHGNLLVEVDPESGGQRPVVALPDHLFMVAMNRHILLVEPRITNPEHNRSLAAYRVTPGGTAGPGTALPAGVAPGDWPEACALIPPAALRTEVPGARYTAVPRPAPRELGVRAPAGCDLIPQDTRHPILSVSVLWVAGTEDEAEDVFRTAMANLRVEDDKAVTLRSGVRLYTDRDVDTAIVRVERIVLRVDGTLGRGLVERLARQAARTLRAVR; translated from the coding sequence ATGATCGGGAAGTGGACGCGGCTGGTGCTGTCGTGCCTCGTCTTTCTCGCGATCCCCGGTGCTGCGGCCGGGTCACACGTGATCATTCCGGCGGAAAAGGGACCGCCCGTCTCCTCGGGGGTGCTCACCCGCCTGTGGCGGGAGGATTTCCCCGACGTCTGGTCCGACGCCCTGCTGCTGGACGACGTCCTGGTGGTGGCCCATGGCAGCCGGGTCGAAGGCAGGGACCCGGCCACCGGGCGCACGCTGTGGGCCTTCGGCACCCCCGGCGTCGCCGCCCCTTCGGCTCCGAAGCGGCGGCTGAAGGCCGCGGGCGACCTGGTCGTCGGCGTGGCCACGCACTGGGAACCCGAAAGCGACAGCCTGGTCGTCTTCAACGGCCGGACCGGGGTGATCCTCTGGGATCTGGCGACCGGCGGCCGGGGACCCGATGCTCCGGTGCCCCCGTACCGTTTTCTCGGCGCCGGCAACGGCCGGGTGGTGCTCCACCTGCCCGGCCTTCGCCTGCTGCGCGGCCTCGATGTGACCGATGGGCGACGACGCTGGGAGTCACCGCTTCCCCCCGGTTGCCAGGGCCGGTCGGCGGACGCGGACGAGCGGGTCGTCGCGGTCCTGCTGGCCTGTGGCGACCAGGCCCGGCTGCGGGTCCTTGAGCCGGCGACCGGCCGGGTGATGTGGGAACGCGAGGTCTTCCCGCTGGGCGAACCCTCGGTCACCGTGCGGGGAGGAACGGTCGGCCTGGCGGGCAACCACGTCCTCACCGTCTACGACGGCGAGGGGCGCAGGCTCTATGAGGGCCTCCTCGACTGGAACTGCGACTGCGCGCTCACCGTCTCCGACACGGCCCTCCTCGTCCTCCGCAACGATCCGGAGACCGCCGCCACCGTGGCGGATGCGGTGGACCGGCGCACCGGCCGCGTCGTCCGGCTGGCCGGCGGGTGGAACACGTTCCGGAACGGCTGGGTGGTCGGCGAGCGGATCTACGCCACGCGACGGCTCGGCGACCTGCTCCACGGCAACCTCCTCGTGGAGGTCGACCCGGAAAGCGGAGGACAGCGCCCGGTCGTGGCGCTGCCCGACCACCTGTTCATGGTCGCGATGAACCGTCACATCCTGCTCGTCGAGCCCCGGATCACCAACCCCGAGCACAATCGGTCGCTGGCCGCCTATCGGGTGACCCCCGGCGGGACGGCCGGCCCCGGTACCGCACTGCCCGCGGGCGTCGCCCCCGGCGACTGGCCGGAGGCGTGCGCCCTGATCCCGCCGGCGGCGCTGCGCACCGAGGTGCCCGGGGCGCGCTACACGGCGGTTCCCCGCCCGGCGCCACGCGAACTCGGGGTGCGCGCGCCCGCGGGCTGTGACCTCATCCCGCAGGACACCCGCCATCCGATCCTCAGCGTCAGCGTGCTGTGGGTGGCGGGCACGGAGGACGAGGCGGAGGATGTCTTCAGGACCGCGATGGCGAACCTCCGTGTCGAGGACGACAAGGCCGTCACGCTGCGGTCCGGCGTGCGGCTGTACACGGACAGGGACGTGGACACGGCGATCGTACGGGTGGAGCGGATTGTGCTGCGTGTGGACGGCACACTCGGCCGAGGCCTCGTCGAACGGCTCGCCCGCCAGGCGGCCCGAACCCTGCGGGCGGTGAGATGA
- a CDS encoding S1C family serine protease — protein sequence MTIRDPRGNVPDDDPSGATSVFPTAVSGSGGGEGSFGFGGYRPGSAGDGNTRVYDFAGSEIVPPPPRGGMTGRQKIGVGLAMVAMAIGGGVTGALVATNAGGGTTPVAASSPAVSVPPATTGNGGNAAVTNFAAVARAVQPSVVSIEVRGVGGGSTGSGVILDAEGRILTNNHVIQGAGRGGRITVTFSDGRSAEASVVGTDPFTDLAVIRAEGVSNLTPATLGDSDRLEVGEPVLAIGSPLGLEGSVTAGIVSALNRTIPVGDDRPSFGRSGTRSTIAGAIQTDAAINPGNSGGALVNSSGQVIGINTAIITNGGDGNIGVGFAIPSNTAKQVADQLITTGRATHAYLGVSLADAAGTNGAVISTVENGSPADEAGLRQGDRIVRINDRDVADADAVVGMIRGFKPGDRVTITYVRDDQTQTATVTLAERTAD from the coding sequence ATGACGATTCGTGACCCGCGCGGGAACGTTCCGGACGACGATCCGTCCGGCGCGACCTCGGTGTTTCCCACCGCGGTGTCGGGCTCGGGCGGCGGTGAGGGGTCGTTCGGCTTCGGCGGGTACCGGCCCGGATCGGCGGGGGACGGGAACACCCGGGTGTACGACTTCGCCGGAAGTGAGATCGTGCCGCCACCTCCCCGCGGCGGCATGACCGGGAGGCAGAAGATCGGTGTCGGCCTCGCCATGGTGGCGATGGCGATCGGCGGCGGCGTCACCGGCGCCCTCGTCGCCACCAACGCCGGAGGCGGCACCACGCCGGTGGCGGCCTCCAGCCCCGCGGTGAGCGTCCCGCCCGCCACCACCGGCAACGGCGGGAACGCGGCGGTGACGAACTTCGCCGCCGTGGCGCGGGCGGTGCAGCCGTCGGTGGTGTCGATCGAGGTACGCGGCGTCGGCGGCGGGAGCACCGGTTCCGGCGTGATCCTCGACGCCGAGGGCCGCATCCTCACCAACAACCACGTGATCCAGGGCGCGGGCCGGGGCGGCCGGATCACCGTCACCTTCAGCGACGGCCGGTCGGCCGAGGCGAGCGTCGTCGGCACCGACCCGTTCACCGACCTCGCCGTGATCCGAGCCGAGGGGGTGTCGAACCTCACTCCGGCCACCCTCGGCGACAGCGACCGGCTCGAGGTGGGTGAGCCGGTGCTCGCCATCGGCAGCCCGCTCGGCCTGGAGGGCTCGGTCACCGCGGGCATCGTCAGCGCGCTCAACCGCACCATCCCCGTGGGCGACGACCGGCCCTCGTTCGGCAGGTCGGGCACGCGCAGCACGATCGCGGGGGCGATCCAGACCGACGCCGCGATCAACCCCGGCAACTCCGGCGGCGCGCTGGTCAACTCCTCCGGCCAGGTGATCGGCATCAACACCGCGATCATCACCAACGGCGGCGACGGCAACATCGGCGTCGGCTTCGCGATCCCCAGCAACACCGCCAAGCAGGTCGCCGACCAGCTCATCACCACCGGCCGGGCCACCCACGCCTACCTCGGCGTCAGCCTCGCCGACGCGGCGGGCACGAACGGCGCGGTGATCAGCACGGTGGAGAACGGCAGCCCCGCCGACGAGGCCGGGCTCCGGCAGGGCGACCGCATCGTCAGGATCAACGACCGCGACGTGGCCGACGCGGACGCCGTGGTCGGCATGATCCGCGGCTTCAAGCCCGGCGACCGGGTCACCATCACCTACGTCCGGGACGACCAGACCCAGACCGCCACCGTCACCCTCGCCGAGCGCACCGCGGACTGA
- a CDS encoding cytochrome P450, with protein sequence MATVVEPGFDLADIAFWKKPLDERNEAFKRLRAMDRPVYFSEPKIPMLRSGKGFYAVVRHADVVEISRNPKVFSSEPAVTSPPPPAWVKTVFGDSIVNMDDPRHARLRRIVSRAFSPKMLNDLTDDIQRAATRIVDDVLREGPRDFVEQVAARLPITVICDMMGIPEELREKVHRHVDVSTAYTGVRSSLGRTIRMAASNVHALFELQRMVIKLGHERVRNPRNDLISALVNANVDGEKLTDKELGSFFAMLLVAGNETARNTMAHGLRLLTINPDQRELLLSDFDRYIGGAIEEMVRYVSPIIQFRRNVTQETELRGVTLKPGDQVALFYGSANRDEEVFEDPDRFDITRSPNPHVGFGGPGPHFCLGANLARKEITIMFRELFTRIPDIRTVGEPELLLSNFDNAVKRQPFTFGKG encoded by the coding sequence GTGGCGACGGTAGTGGAACCAGGATTCGACCTGGCGGATATCGCGTTCTGGAAGAAGCCGCTGGACGAGCGGAACGAGGCCTTCAAAAGGCTGCGGGCGATGGACCGCCCGGTCTACTTCTCCGAGCCGAAAATCCCCATGCTGCGTTCCGGCAAGGGGTTCTACGCGGTGGTACGGCACGCCGACGTGGTCGAGATCAGCCGTAACCCCAAGGTGTTCAGCAGCGAGCCCGCGGTGACCAGCCCGCCGCCGCCCGCGTGGGTGAAGACCGTGTTCGGGGACTCGATCGTCAACATGGACGACCCGCGGCACGCGCGGCTGCGCCGCATCGTCTCGCGCGCCTTCTCCCCGAAGATGCTCAACGACCTCACCGACGACATCCAGCGGGCGGCCACCCGGATCGTCGACGACGTGCTGCGGGAGGGCCCGCGCGACTTCGTCGAGCAGGTCGCCGCCCGGCTGCCCATCACCGTGATCTGCGACATGATGGGCATCCCGGAGGAGCTGCGCGAGAAGGTCCACCGGCACGTCGACGTCTCCACCGCCTACACCGGGGTCCGGTCCAGCCTCGGCCGCACGATCCGCATGGCGGCGAGCAACGTGCACGCGCTGTTCGAGCTGCAGCGCATGGTGATCAAGCTGGGCCACGAGCGCGTCCGCAACCCGCGCAACGACCTGATCTCCGCGCTGGTCAACGCCAACGTCGACGGCGAGAAACTCACCGACAAGGAGCTCGGCTCGTTCTTCGCCATGCTGCTGGTCGCGGGCAACGAGACCGCCCGCAACACCATGGCGCACGGCCTGCGGCTGCTCACGATCAACCCCGACCAGCGCGAGCTGCTGCTCAGCGACTTCGACCGCTACATCGGCGGCGCCATCGAGGAGATGGTCCGGTACGTGTCGCCGATCATCCAGTTCCGCCGCAACGTCACCCAGGAGACCGAGCTGCGCGGCGTGACCCTCAAGCCGGGCGACCAGGTCGCGCTCTTCTACGGCTCGGCGAACCGGGACGAGGAGGTCTTCGAGGACCCCGACCGGTTCGACATCACCCGGTCGCCCAACCCGCACGTCGGCTTCGGCGGCCCGGGCCCGCACTTCTGCCTCGGCGCCAACCTCGCCCGCAAGGAGATCACCATCATGTTCCGGGAGCTGTTCACCCGCATCCCGGACATCCGGACCGTGGGCGAGCCGGAGCTGCTGCTGTCGAACTTCGACAACGCCGTCAAGCGGCAGCCCTTCACCTTCGGCAAGGGCTGA
- a CDS encoding FG-GAP and VCBS repeat-containing protein — MSMPRAVPRALLAAALTAAVPSPAVAAPVPARTAEAPGCRGAVPGDLNGDGFADLAVAAPYATVDGRARAGTVTVFLGSPEGLVEAAVLAQGDGVPGEPETGDSFGSALAFGDFDGDGCADLAVGASEEFHGRPRRDADGNGVVHVRYGSRDGLAGARTLDVRGLGRRPGTDRFGAALAAGDLDGDGDDELAVGAPGLTGGGGVAIYGLSRRDLRGRGLLVTKRTGWVRRPALATDRFGEALATGDFDGDGRAELAIGAPGEGDPVSGAGGVTVISPTARRAAHFDQNTPGVRGNAERWDGFGSALAAGDFDGDGRADLAIGVPGEGVTPLQRGMDYGDGAVNVLYGSRRGLTAARDELWTQEVAGITGRARYHDRFGSALAAGDLNGDGDDELVIGVPGEGAVQVLAGTPSGGLTRDHDLLITGPRLGGFGAAVAVGAFTGGKAGDLVVAAPLAGRVELFRGTARPGPYPGVRRTSTVVARGPEAALPGHRLAP; from the coding sequence ATGAGCATGCCTCGTGCCGTCCCGCGCGCGCTCCTCGCCGCCGCCCTCACCGCCGCCGTCCCGTCTCCCGCCGTCGCCGCGCCCGTCCCGGCCCGCACCGCCGAGGCGCCCGGGTGCCGCGGCGCGGTCCCCGGCGACCTGAACGGCGACGGTTTCGCCGACCTCGCCGTCGCCGCGCCGTACGCCACGGTGGACGGGCGGGCGCGGGCCGGGACGGTCACGGTGTTCCTCGGCTCGCCGGAGGGCCTGGTCGAGGCCGCCGTGCTCGCCCAGGGGGACGGGGTGCCCGGCGAGCCCGAGACCGGCGACTCGTTCGGCTCGGCGCTCGCCTTCGGCGACTTCGACGGCGACGGGTGCGCCGACCTCGCGGTGGGCGCGTCGGAGGAGTTCCACGGCCGGCCACGGCGGGACGCCGACGGCAACGGCGTGGTCCACGTGCGGTACGGCTCGCGCGACGGCCTGGCCGGGGCCCGCACGCTCGACGTGCGCGGCCTGGGCAGGCGGCCGGGCACCGACCGGTTCGGCGCCGCGCTCGCCGCCGGGGACCTCGACGGGGACGGCGACGACGAGCTCGCCGTGGGCGCGCCCGGGCTCACGGGCGGCGGCGGGGTCGCGATCTACGGGCTGTCCCGCCGCGACCTGCGCGGCCGGGGCCTGCTCGTCACCAAGCGCACCGGGTGGGTGCGGCGCCCGGCGCTCGCCACCGACCGGTTCGGGGAGGCGCTCGCCACCGGCGACTTCGACGGGGACGGCCGCGCCGAGCTCGCGATCGGCGCCCCGGGCGAGGGCGACCCGGTGTCCGGCGCGGGCGGCGTCACCGTGATCTCCCCGACGGCGCGGCGCGCGGCCCACTTCGACCAGAACACGCCGGGGGTGCGCGGCAATGCCGAGCGCTGGGACGGCTTCGGGTCCGCGCTCGCGGCCGGCGACTTCGACGGGGACGGCCGCGCCGACCTCGCGATCGGCGTGCCCGGGGAGGGCGTCACCCCGCTGCAGCGCGGCATGGACTACGGGGACGGCGCGGTGAACGTGCTGTACGGCTCGCGCCGCGGCCTGACCGCGGCCCGCGACGAGCTGTGGACGCAGGAGGTCGCCGGGATCACCGGCAGGGCCCGGTACCACGACCGGTTCGGGTCTGCGCTCGCCGCGGGCGACCTCAACGGCGACGGCGACGACGAGCTGGTCATCGGCGTGCCCGGCGAGGGGGCGGTGCAGGTCCTCGCGGGCACCCCGTCCGGGGGCCTCACCCGCGACCACGACCTGCTCATCACCGGGCCGCGCCTCGGCGGCTTCGGCGCGGCGGTCGCGGTCGGGGCGTTCACCGGCGGCAAGGCGGGTGACCTCGTCGTCGCGGCCCCGCTCGCCGGGCGCGTCGAGCTCTTCCGGGGCACGGCCCGGCCGGGGCCGTACCCCGGCGTGCGCCGTACCTCCACCGTGGTCGCCCGCGGGCCGGAGGCGGCCCTGCCCGGCCACCGGCTCGCCCCCTGA
- a CDS encoding alkaline phosphatase D family protein: MQPHPSRRTFLAGAVAAAGGLLPYGAIPPGHGTVALWRESRIADPFTLGVASGDPTPDGIVLWTRLAPRPLDESGRGGMPDRPVEVAWQLAADERFRSIVRSGTAVARPEYAHSVHVELDGLEPGREYFYRFRAAGEISPAGRTRTAPAPGTLGALTFATASCAHYEHGYYTAYRRLAQEEPDLVVHLGDYLYEYAPGGYTGMSGLVRRHAGDKCRTLADYRVRHAQYKTDPDLQAAHAAAPWLVVFDDHEVENNWAGPVSSTGARDFAARRRAGMRAYYENLPLRRSSVPRGDRMRLHRRVAWGSLAAFHLLDTRQFRDDQACLDGLRAGCDEALDAGRTLLGAGQRDWLLAGLRRSRARWNLIGQQVIMARHDVGLGPGRELNMDSWDGYPAERARLLEGIHASGASNPVVLTGDAHIHHAADLRLDFDDPDSPRVAVELVTSSISSDGDGYRDHVRMAALRVENPHIAYVDQRRGYIVCRVGPDELRAEFRTLDYVSRRGAPARTSAAFTVPSGQSVLA; encoded by the coding sequence ATGCAGCCGCATCCGTCACGCAGAACGTTCCTCGCCGGGGCCGTCGCCGCGGCGGGCGGGCTCCTGCCGTACGGGGCGATCCCGCCGGGCCACGGCACGGTGGCCCTCTGGCGCGAATCCCGGATCGCCGACCCGTTCACGCTCGGCGTCGCCTCCGGGGACCCCACGCCCGACGGCATCGTGCTGTGGACCCGGCTCGCGCCCCGGCCGCTCGACGAGAGCGGCCGCGGCGGCATGCCGGACCGCCCGGTGGAGGTGGCCTGGCAGCTCGCCGCCGACGAGCGGTTCCGGTCGATCGTGCGGTCGGGCACGGCCGTGGCGCGGCCGGAGTACGCGCACAGCGTGCACGTCGAGCTCGACGGGCTGGAGCCGGGGCGGGAGTACTTCTACCGGTTCCGCGCCGCGGGCGAGATCTCCCCGGCCGGCCGTACCCGGACCGCGCCCGCGCCCGGCACGCTCGGCGCGCTCACCTTCGCCACCGCCTCGTGCGCGCACTACGAGCACGGGTACTACACCGCCTACCGGCGGCTCGCCCAGGAGGAGCCGGACCTGGTGGTGCACCTCGGCGACTACCTGTACGAGTACGCGCCCGGCGGCTACACCGGCATGAGCGGCCTGGTACGGCGGCACGCCGGGGACAAGTGCCGCACGCTCGCCGACTACCGCGTCCGGCACGCCCAGTACAAGACCGACCCGGACCTGCAGGCGGCGCACGCGGCCGCGCCCTGGCTGGTGGTGTTCGACGACCACGAGGTGGAGAACAACTGGGCCGGTCCGGTCTCCAGCACCGGCGCGCGGGACTTCGCCGCACGGCGGCGGGCGGGCATGCGCGCCTACTACGAGAACCTGCCGCTGCGCCGCTCCTCCGTGCCGCGCGGCGACCGCATGCGGCTGCACCGCCGGGTCGCGTGGGGGTCGCTGGCGGCCTTCCACCTGCTCGACACCCGGCAGTTCCGGGACGACCAGGCGTGCCTGGACGGCCTGCGGGCCGGCTGCGACGAGGCGCTCGACGCCGGGCGCACCCTGCTCGGCGCAGGCCAGCGCGACTGGCTGCTCGCCGGTCTGCGCCGCTCGCGGGCCCGCTGGAACCTCATCGGCCAGCAGGTCATCATGGCCCGGCACGACGTCGGGCTCGGCCCGGGCCGCGAGCTCAACATGGACTCCTGGGACGGCTACCCGGCCGAGCGCGCCCGGCTGCTCGAGGGCATCCACGCCTCCGGCGCGTCGAACCCGGTCGTGCTCACCGGCGACGCGCACATCCACCACGCCGCCGACCTGCGCCTCGACTTCGACGACCCGGACTCGCCACGGGTCGCGGTCGAGCTCGTCACCTCCTCGATCTCCAGCGACGGGGACGGCTACCGCGACCACGTCCGCATGGCCGCGCTCCGCGTGGAGAACCCGCACATCGCGTACGTGGACCAGCGCCGCGGCTACATCGTGTGCCGGGTCGGCCCGGACGAGCTGCGCGCCGAGTTCCGCACCCTCGACTACGTCAGCCGCCGCGGCGCCCCGGCCCGCACCTCCGCCGCCTTCACCGTGCCCTCCGGGCAGAGCGTGCTCGCCTGA
- the arfB gene encoding alternative ribosome rescue aminoacyl-tRNA hydrolase ArfB codes for MPGPITVTTSIVIPERELGWRFSRASGPGGQGVNTTDSRVELSFDVAATTALSPELKARALRRLAPRLTRGVLTVVAAEHRSQLRNRDAAADRLARLLREAIAPPPKRRRPTKPSREAVERRLAAKRHRSAVKRLRRDVHD; via the coding sequence ATGCCCGGCCCCATCACGGTCACCACGTCGATCGTCATCCCCGAGCGCGAGCTGGGATGGCGGTTCTCGCGTGCCTCCGGCCCGGGCGGCCAGGGCGTCAACACCACCGACAGCCGCGTGGAGCTCAGCTTCGACGTGGCCGCCACCACGGCGCTGAGCCCGGAGCTGAAGGCGCGCGCCCTGCGGCGGCTCGCGCCCCGGCTCACCCGCGGCGTGCTCACGGTCGTCGCCGCCGAGCACCGCTCCCAGCTGCGCAACCGGGACGCCGCCGCGGACCGCCTCGCCCGGCTGCTGCGCGAGGCGATCGCGCCGCCGCCCAAGCGCCGCCGCCCCACGAAGCCGTCGCGCGAGGCCGTCGAGCGCCGCCTCGCCGCCAAGCGCCACCGTTCCGCGGTCAAGCGGCTGCGCCGGGACGTCCACGACTGA
- a CDS encoding NUDIX domain-containing protein, translating to MALRPSVRALVLDGDRLLLFRRTVPNRPLYWSVPGGHVEPEDATLEHTLHREVLEELGATVGSVTPLTTLTCAHPEGLKTHHVYGCRLLTLDPALRCGPEFADPDHGIRELVRVPLRPEEITAIPLVPHELAVYLAAHITRLPELIG from the coding sequence ATGGCGCTCCGCCCCAGCGTCCGGGCGCTCGTCCTCGACGGGGACCGGCTGTTGTTGTTCCGGCGGACGGTACCGAACCGGCCGCTGTACTGGAGCGTGCCGGGCGGCCACGTCGAGCCGGAGGACGCCACGCTGGAGCACACCCTGCACCGCGAGGTTCTGGAGGAGCTCGGCGCGACGGTCGGCTCGGTGACCCCGCTCACCACGCTCACCTGCGCACACCCCGAAGGGCTGAAGACCCACCACGTGTACGGCTGCCGCCTGCTCACGCTCGACCCCGCGCTGCGCTGCGGCCCGGAGTTCGCCGACCCCGACCACGGCATCCGCGAGCTGGTGCGGGTCCCGCTGCGCCCCGAGGAGATCACCGCGATCCCGCTCGTGCCGCACGAGCTCGCCGTCTACCTCGCGGCCCACATCACCCGGCTGCCCGAGCTCATCGGCTAG
- a CDS encoding cupin domain-containing protein, whose translation MAGTDTCQVRHTVYTVRGRIRVRMEDGTESEIGAGDIAVIPPGHDAWVVGDEPYIAYDFSSEMENYAQGAR comes from the coding sequence GTGGCGGGCACCGACACCTGCCAGGTGCGGCACACCGTCTACACGGTGCGGGGCCGGATCCGGGTCCGCATGGAGGACGGCACCGAGAGCGAGATCGGCGCCGGTGACATCGCCGTCATCCCGCCCGGGCACGACGCCTGGGTCGTCGGTGACGAGCCGTACATCGCCTACGACTTCTCGAGCGAGATGGAGAACTACGCGCAGGGCGCCCGCTGA